A genomic stretch from Bordetella sp. N includes:
- the siaB gene encoding biofilm regulation protein kinase SiaB produces MNASDLYALRERFNQDRTLLCFNGPISRSLIEEIGNALKNYLEIDQARPAEAMDVFSAYIEMTQNIRNYAINNGYVDGDAAATVVIARDPEGRYTVTVGNRVELADGERLVRRIEELATMDKAQLKAVYKTQLRQPRDPSAATGAGLGLIDLARRATAGIEATMSPHGDGRGFFSLSVVI; encoded by the coding sequence ATGAATGCCTCGGACCTTTACGCGCTGCGCGAGCGATTCAACCAGGACCGCACCCTGTTGTGTTTCAACGGGCCGATTTCGCGCAGCCTGATCGAGGAAATCGGCAACGCGCTGAAGAACTACCTCGAAATCGACCAGGCCCGGCCGGCGGAAGCCATGGACGTCTTCTCGGCGTACATCGAGATGACGCAGAACATCCGCAATTACGCCATCAACAACGGTTACGTCGACGGTGACGCGGCCGCCACCGTCGTCATCGCCCGCGATCCCGAAGGCCGCTATACGGTGACGGTGGGCAACCGTGTGGAGCTGGCGGACGGCGAGCGCCTGGTGCGTCGCATCGAGGAACTTGCCACCATGGACAAGGCCCAGTTGAAAGCCGTCTACAAGACCCAGTTACGCCAGCCGCGCGATCCGTCCGCCGCCACCGGTGCCGGGCTCGGCCTGATCGATCTGGCGCGGCGGGCGACCGCCGGCATCGAGGCCACCATGAGCCCGCATGGCGACGGCCGCGGCTTTTTCAGCCTGAGCGTTGTCATCTGA
- the siaC gene encoding biofilm regulation phosphoprotein SiaC — protein MNDLNIPATQSTPAIESDASRGVLVLRGDSYPENSFELFGPVIKWVDDYLANSQAPLALSLELQYLNTSSVKAVMDIFDLLEAAHADERQVSVVWFYDARNERVGELAEEFKEDCTFPFEVVSR, from the coding sequence ATGAATGATCTGAATATCCCTGCCACGCAGTCGACGCCAGCCATCGAGTCGGACGCTTCCCGCGGTGTGCTGGTGTTGCGTGGCGACTCCTACCCGGAGAACTCGTTCGAGCTGTTCGGCCCCGTCATCAAATGGGTCGACGATTACCTTGCCAACAGCCAGGCGCCGTTGGCCTTGTCGCTCGAACTGCAATATCTGAACACCAGCAGCGTCAAGGCCGTCATGGACATCTTCGACCTGCTCGAAGCGGCCCATGCCGATGAGCGGCAGGTGTCGGTCGTCTGGTTCTACGACGCGCGCAACGAACGCGTGGGCGAACTGGCCGAAGAGTTCAAGGAAGACTGCACCTTCCCCTTCGAAGTCGTAAGCCGGTGA
- the thiE gene encoding thiamine phosphate synthase produces the protein MKPQRFPSGLYGVTPEWDDTARLLRAVQQAAAGGMRSLQLRRKDIPAAQRREQALALAPLCRELGVVFLINDHWELALEAGADGVHVGRDDAAVAHVRAQAPDLIIGASCYNDIQRGRDLLAAGADYIAFGAVFPSPTKPQAVRAPLALLTEARALTEDLPAPRPAVVAIGGITPDNAPLVAQAGADAIAAVSGLFEAADVAHTAAAYAQPFLPKGKPRP, from the coding sequence ATGAAACCCCAACGTTTTCCCAGTGGCCTGTACGGCGTGACGCCGGAATGGGATGACACCGCGCGCCTGCTGCGAGCGGTGCAGCAAGCCGCCGCCGGCGGCATGCGCTCCCTGCAACTGCGACGCAAGGACATCCCCGCCGCCCAGCGGCGGGAACAGGCGCTGGCCCTGGCGCCCTTGTGCCGTGAACTGGGGGTGGTGTTCCTGATCAACGATCACTGGGAACTGGCGTTGGAAGCCGGCGCCGACGGGGTCCACGTCGGCCGCGATGACGCCGCCGTCGCCCACGTGCGGGCCCAGGCGCCGGACCTGATCATCGGCGCGTCCTGCTACAACGACATTCAGCGCGGCCGCGACCTGCTGGCCGCCGGCGCCGACTACATCGCTTTCGGCGCCGTCTTCCCCTCCCCGACCAAGCCCCAGGCCGTGCGCGCGCCGTTGGCCTTGCTGACCGAAGCGCGCGCCTTGACCGAAGATCTGCCCGCGCCCCGCCCGGCCGTGGTCGCCATCGGCGGCATCACGCCGGACAACGCGCCGCTGGTGGCACAGGCCGGCGCCGATGCCATCGCGGCGGTCAGCGGCCTGTTCGAGGCGGCGGACGTCGCGCACACCGCGGCGGCCTATGCCCAGCCCTTCCTGCCGAAGGGCAAGCCGCGTCCCTAG
- a CDS encoding YqgE/AlgH family protein: MTDDSHSDVPGESPSVDFSNQFLMAMPNMVEGSLAGSVIYVCEHTTKGALGLVINRPTDLTLGTLFERIELELEIAPVKETPVFFGGPVQTDRGFVLHMPAGDYNSSIKLGGLALTTSRDVLQAVAEGNGPQQMLVTLGYAGWGAGQLESEMARNAWLNVSADPHIIFDVPPEDRYPAALKLLGIDPVMLAGDAGHA, from the coding sequence ATGACCGACGATAGCCACTCCGATGTACCCGGCGAATCCCCGTCCGTCGACTTTTCCAATCAGTTCCTGATGGCCATGCCCAACATGGTCGAAGGCAGCCTGGCGGGTTCCGTCATCTACGTTTGCGAGCACACGACGAAGGGCGCGTTGGGCCTGGTGATCAACCGTCCCACCGATCTCACCCTGGGTACGCTGTTCGAGCGCATCGAGCTGGAACTGGAGATCGCGCCCGTCAAGGAAACGCCCGTGTTCTTCGGCGGTCCGGTGCAGACCGACCGCGGTTTCGTGCTGCACATGCCGGCCGGCGACTACAACTCCAGCATCAAGCTGGGGGGGCTGGCCCTGACCACCTCGCGTGACGTGCTGCAGGCGGTGGCGGAGGGCAACGGCCCTCAGCAGATGCTCGTCACGCTGGGCTATGCCGGCTGGGGCGCCGGGCAGCTGGAAAGCGAAATGGCCCGCAACGCCTGGCTCAACGTGTCGGCCGATCCGCACATCATTTTCGACGTGCCGCCGGAGGATCGTTATCCCGCGGCGCTGAAGCTGTTGGGCATCGATCCCGTCATGCTGGCGGGCGATGCCGGCCATGCCTGA
- the siaD gene encoding biofilm regulation diguanylate cyclase SiaD, translating into MKKRYQDLERRIQILLADPGYEEHPLREALADLWQHTNDQLDRLERISYLSDAFQSMARQRERGLVDRYDRELRRLAKIVRISDGYQELMRDINVSLKESSSRDPLTNLLNRRALMERLKDLADPTPEHAGGFVVAMLDVDHFKRINDRYGHEAGDRALIVLADIMRASVRDTDDVARWGGEEFLLLLPGVKLSEGEAIIDRMLHAVRCKTLEMDGEALTLTVSVGMARYQQGESISTLLSRADRALYLAKQAGRDRVALETEA; encoded by the coding sequence ATGAAGAAACGCTACCAGGATCTCGAACGACGGATCCAGATCCTGCTGGCCGATCCGGGCTACGAGGAGCATCCGTTGCGCGAGGCCCTGGCCGATCTCTGGCAGCATACGAACGACCAGCTCGACCGGCTCGAGCGCATTTCGTATTTGTCCGACGCCTTCCAGTCGATGGCGCGCCAGCGCGAGCGCGGCCTGGTCGACCGCTATGACCGGGAGCTGCGCCGCCTGGCCAAGATCGTGCGGATTTCGGACGGCTACCAGGAGCTCATGCGCGACATCAATGTGTCGCTGAAAGAGTCCTCCAGCCGCGATCCGCTGACCAATCTGCTGAATCGGCGCGCGTTGATGGAGCGCCTGAAGGACCTGGCCGACCCGACCCCCGAGCATGCCGGCGGTTTCGTGGTGGCCATGCTGGATGTCGATCATTTCAAACGCATCAATGACCGCTATGGCCATGAAGCGGGCGACCGCGCGCTGATCGTGCTGGCGGACATCATGCGCGCCAGCGTGCGCGATACCGACGACGTGGCGCGCTGGGGCGGTGAAGAATTCCTGTTGCTGCTGCCGGGCGTGAAGCTCAGCGAGGGCGAGGCCATCATCGACCGCATGCTGCATGCGGTGCGCTGCAAGACCCTGGAAATGGACGGCGAAGCGCTGACCCTGACGGTCAGCGTGGGCATGGCGCGCTACCAGCAGGGTGAAAGCATTTCCACCCTGCTGAGCCGGGCCGACCGTGCGCTGTACCTGGCCAAGCAGGCCGGGCGCGACCGTGTCGCGCTTGAAACCGAAGCCTAG
- the lptG gene encoding LPS export ABC transporter permease LptG has product MRTARRYLAREIYRSCTVVLLALIGLFTFFALVDDLDNLGGKFTIWALFYIQALALPTRLYDLLPIGLLIGAIIALASLAQRNELVILRVSGVSGMRLLGMLWIVTIPAVIGATMLSEWVTPAAEIKGGEANLVYRGKAGNGRLESGYWFKEPTKDGGSRTINILTLGGSGEVGGITLYEFRKDQELIALSKADRGVFSNGNLVLENVVENRIAPDAVDALDKAEPPKDAILSVTKLPRRVLDTTLTPERLLARVLTPERMSAVTLLDYIDYLRHNNLQYDRQVVALWRKAVYPFTLLVMMTIAAPVAFMQTRRGGVGAKVFIGILLGVAFFMVNQLALNVGMLSHWPPWLTALGPNAVALLLAFGALTMMEYRHAISRNFAQRAPWSKSPV; this is encoded by the coding sequence ATGCGTACCGCCCGCCGCTACCTGGCTCGTGAAATCTATCGCTCCTGCACCGTCGTGCTGCTGGCGCTGATCGGCCTGTTCACGTTCTTCGCGCTGGTGGATGACCTGGACAACCTCGGTGGCAAATTCACCATCTGGGCTCTGTTCTACATCCAGGCCCTGGCGCTGCCCACCCGGCTGTACGACCTGCTACCGATCGGCTTGCTGATCGGCGCCATCATCGCCCTCGCCAGCCTGGCCCAGCGCAACGAGCTGGTCATCCTGCGTGTCTCCGGTGTCAGCGGCATGCGCCTGCTGGGCATGTTGTGGATCGTCACCATCCCTGCGGTGATCGGCGCCACCATGCTGTCGGAATGGGTCACGCCGGCGGCGGAGATCAAGGGAGGCGAGGCCAATCTGGTCTACCGCGGCAAGGCCGGCAACGGCCGGCTCGAAAGCGGCTACTGGTTCAAGGAGCCGACCAAGGATGGCGGCAGCCGCACCATCAATATTTTGACGTTGGGCGGCAGCGGCGAGGTCGGAGGCATCACCCTCTACGAATTCCGCAAGGATCAGGAGCTGATCGCGCTGTCCAAGGCCGATCGCGGCGTGTTCTCCAATGGCAATCTGGTGCTGGAGAACGTCGTCGAGAACCGCATCGCCCCCGACGCGGTCGATGCACTGGACAAGGCCGAACCGCCCAAGGACGCCATCCTGTCGGTCACCAAGCTGCCGCGCCGGGTCCTGGACACGACGCTGACGCCGGAACGCCTGCTCGCGCGCGTGCTGACGCCGGAACGGATGTCGGCCGTGACCCTGCTGGATTACATCGATTACCTGCGCCACAACAACCTGCAGTACGACCGCCAGGTGGTCGCGCTCTGGCGCAAGGCGGTCTACCCCTTCACCTTGCTGGTGATGATGACCATCGCCGCCCCCGTGGCCTTCATGCAGACGCGGCGTGGCGGCGTCGGCGCCAAGGTTTTCATCGGCATTCTTCTCGGCGTGGCCTTCTTCATGGTCAACCAGCTGGCCCTGAACGTCGGCATGCTCAGCCACTGGCCGCCATGGCTCACCGCCCTCGGGCCGAATGCGGTGGCCCTGCTGCTCGCCTTCGGCGCGCTGACGATGATGGAGTACCGGCACGCAATCTCGCGTAACTTCGCTCAGCGTGCGCCGTGGAGCAAGTCGCCGGTATGA
- the hemL gene encoding glutamate-1-semialdehyde 2,1-aminomutase, translated as MPTNVELFERASRSIPGGVNSPVRAFRSVGGTPRFIARAVGPYVWDAEGKRYIDYVGSWGPAILGHAHPEVVRAVQEAAVHGLSFGAPTEAEIELAELLIQRLPSLEQVRLVSSGTEATMTAIRLARGATGRKKIIKFEGCYHGHADSLLVKAGSGLLTFGNPTSAGVPAEFVEHTVVLDYNDLAGVEAAFDQYGDDIACIIVEPVAGNMNLVKPRAGFLEGLREICTRRGALLIFDEVMTGFRVGPQGVQGLTGIKPDITTLAKVIGGGMPVGAFGGSAEVMRHIAPLGGVYQAGTLSGNPVAVAAGLATMRLIAAPGFYEHLATQTRKLADGLQQRARAAGLTFSADAIGGMFGLYFSAEVPTSLAEVSAADVDAFKHFFHAMLDRGVHFAPSAFEAGFVSATHDDAVIGETLDIAEAVFREMKG; from the coding sequence ATGCCCACCAACGTCGAGCTTTTTGAACGCGCCTCCCGCAGCATTCCAGGCGGCGTCAATTCGCCAGTTCGCGCCTTTCGCTCCGTCGGCGGCACGCCGCGCTTCATCGCCCGCGCCGTCGGCCCCTATGTCTGGGACGCGGAAGGCAAGCGCTACATCGACTACGTGGGCTCCTGGGGCCCGGCGATCCTGGGTCACGCGCATCCGGAAGTGGTGCGAGCCGTGCAGGAAGCCGCGGTCCATGGCTTGTCCTTCGGCGCGCCCACCGAAGCCGAAATCGAATTGGCCGAACTGCTGATCCAGCGCCTGCCCTCGCTGGAACAGGTGCGCCTGGTCAGCTCGGGCACCGAAGCCACCATGACGGCCATCCGCCTGGCGCGCGGCGCTACCGGACGCAAGAAGATCATCAAGTTCGAAGGCTGCTATCACGGCCATGCCGACAGCCTGCTGGTCAAGGCCGGCTCCGGCCTGCTGACGTTCGGCAATCCCACGTCGGCCGGTGTGCCGGCGGAATTCGTCGAACACACCGTGGTGCTGGACTACAACGATCTGGCCGGCGTCGAAGCCGCGTTCGACCAATACGGCGATGACATCGCCTGCATCATCGTCGAGCCGGTCGCCGGCAACATGAACCTGGTGAAGCCGCGCGCCGGCTTCCTGGAAGGCTTGCGCGAGATCTGCACCCGCCGCGGCGCCCTGCTGATTTTCGATGAAGTGATGACCGGTTTCCGCGTCGGCCCGCAAGGCGTGCAAGGCCTGACCGGCATCAAGCCCGATATCACCACCCTGGCCAAGGTGATCGGCGGCGGCATGCCTGTCGGCGCCTTCGGCGGCAGCGCCGAGGTCATGCGGCACATCGCGCCCCTGGGTGGCGTGTACCAGGCCGGCACCTTGTCCGGCAATCCGGTGGCGGTGGCGGCGGGCCTGGCGACGATGCGGCTCATCGCCGCGCCGGGCTTCTATGAACACCTGGCCACGCAAACGCGCAAATTGGCGGATGGCCTGCAACAGCGCGCCCGCGCGGCCGGCCTGACCTTCAGCGCGGATGCCATCGGCGGGATGTTCGGGCTCTACTTCTCGGCCGAGGTGCCGACGTCACTGGCCGAAGTGTCGGCCGCCGATGTCGACGCCTTCAAGCACTTCTTCCACGCCATGCTGGACCGCGGCGTCCACTTCGCGCCGTCGGCGTTCGAAGCGGGCTTCGTGTCGGCCACTCACGATGACGCGGTCATCGGCGAGACGCTGGACATCGCCGAAGCAGTGTTCCGGGAAATGAAGGGCTAG
- a CDS encoding 1-acyl-sn-glycerol-3-phosphate acyltransferase — translation MRLLRFIPRCALVIFLVLLGLLLVGLAYPFIGVRGRAQLNRTWSRCLLRICGVRLLVRGTPRLREAVLFVANHVSWIDIFVINAVRPTAFVAKAEIRRWPVVGWLVAGAGTLFIERGQRHAVQTVGAAMQRRFARGEAVGLFPEGTTTEGHDLLPFHGSLFEPARQGQVTVQPLTLRFLRNGKRDPYAAFVGEESLVANLWRVLGERGLAVEVVFLPPLAHTDPDGTPVTRLELSRRAREGIRAHLF, via the coding sequence ATGCGCTTGCTGCGATTCATTCCGCGCTGTGCATTGGTGATTTTTCTGGTGCTGCTGGGTCTGCTTCTGGTGGGCCTGGCGTATCCCTTCATCGGCGTGCGGGGGCGGGCTCAGCTCAACCGCACGTGGTCGCGCTGCCTGCTGCGCATCTGCGGTGTCCGTTTGCTGGTGCGCGGCACGCCTCGCTTGCGCGAGGCCGTGCTGTTCGTGGCCAACCACGTGTCGTGGATCGATATTTTCGTGATCAATGCCGTCCGCCCCACCGCCTTCGTGGCCAAGGCGGAGATTCGCCGCTGGCCCGTGGTGGGCTGGCTGGTGGCCGGTGCCGGCACCTTGTTCATCGAGCGCGGCCAGCGGCACGCGGTGCAGACGGTGGGCGCGGCCATGCAGCGCCGCTTCGCCCGGGGCGAGGCCGTGGGCCTGTTCCCCGAAGGCACGACCACTGAAGGCCATGACCTTCTACCCTTCCACGGCAGCCTGTTCGAACCGGCGCGGCAGGGCCAGGTGACCGTACAACCGCTGACCCTGCGCTTTCTGCGCAACGGCAAACGCGACCCCTACGCCGCCTTCGTCGGCGAGGAATCCCTGGTGGCCAACCTGTGGCGCGTTCTGGGTGAGCGGGGGCTGGCGGTGGAAGTGGTATTCCTGCCGCCCTTGGCGCATACGGATCCCGACGGGACGCCCGTGACGCGCCTGGAGCTGTCGCGCCGCGCGCGCGAAGGCATCCGCGCGCATCTGTTCTGA
- the ruvX gene encoding Holliday junction resolvase RuvX: MPEETLLAFDYGIKKIGVALGNTLTRQARPMEIIHGEALGPRFARIEALLAEWQPQRVVVGLALAADGGEQEATARCRRFANRLHGRFGVTVVLVDERGSSMEAQALLGTHADDDAMAAAVILQRYFDTLPE, from the coding sequence ATGCCTGAAGAAACCCTGCTGGCCTTCGATTACGGCATCAAGAAGATCGGCGTCGCCCTCGGCAACACCCTGACGCGGCAGGCGCGCCCCATGGAAATCATTCATGGCGAAGCGCTAGGGCCGCGCTTTGCCCGCATCGAGGCGCTGCTGGCCGAGTGGCAGCCGCAACGCGTGGTGGTGGGCCTGGCCCTGGCGGCGGACGGCGGTGAGCAGGAGGCCACCGCGCGCTGCCGCCGCTTCGCCAACCGGCTTCATGGGCGTTTCGGCGTGACGGTGGTGCTGGTCGACGAGCGCGGTTCCAGCATGGAGGCGCAAGCGCTGCTGGGCACCCATGCCGACGACGACGCCATGGCCGCCGCGGTGATTCTTCAGCGCTACTTCGACACGCTGCCGGAGTAG
- a CDS encoding hydroxymethylpyrimidine/phosphomethylpyrimidine kinase, which produces MAAATPPIVLIFGPADPTGSDGLPADAVTCARMGCHGLAAITAITVQDTAVMEEVHPISPELLDDQARCLLEDMPVQAIKVGGLYTAECASAVAQIAADYSQVPLVLHLGHRTPVLTDVAAQDDADDLLAATLELLLPQADVVVVEHSRLAQWLSDGTLEIGEATSAAHAMVGAGAKWVLALGAPLRPGHAVNLLVGPEGATTNWPWQAPPDRNSDSGGLLATTLAACLAQGMDVPDAVEKSLALADASVAASFLPGMGRRIANRMLP; this is translated from the coding sequence GTGGCCGCCGCGACTCCTCCCATCGTTCTTATATTTGGCCCCGCCGATCCCACGGGATCCGACGGCTTGCCCGCTGATGCCGTGACCTGCGCCCGCATGGGTTGCCACGGTCTGGCGGCGATTACCGCCATTACCGTGCAGGACACCGCCGTGATGGAGGAAGTCCACCCCATTTCGCCGGAATTGCTCGACGACCAGGCGCGTTGCCTGTTGGAGGACATGCCGGTGCAGGCCATCAAGGTGGGCGGCCTCTACACCGCCGAATGCGCCAGCGCGGTGGCGCAGATCGCCGCCGACTACAGCCAGGTCCCCCTGGTTCTGCACCTTGGCCATCGCACCCCGGTGCTGACCGACGTCGCCGCCCAGGATGACGCCGACGACCTGCTGGCCGCCACTCTGGAACTGCTGCTGCCGCAGGCCGACGTGGTGGTCGTGGAGCACTCCCGGCTGGCCCAATGGCTCAGCGACGGCACCCTGGAAATCGGTGAAGCCACTTCCGCGGCCCACGCCATGGTTGGCGCGGGCGCTAAGTGGGTACTCGCTTTGGGCGCCCCGCTGCGGCCCGGCCATGCCGTCAACCTGCTGGTGGGGCCGGAAGGCGCCACCACCAACTGGCCCTGGCAGGCGCCCCCCGATCGCAACAGCGACAGCGGCGGCCTGCTGGCCACGACCTTGGCGGCCTGCCTGGCGCAGGGCATGGACGTGCCCGACGCCGTGGAAAAATCCCTGGCGCTGGCCGATGCCTCCGTCGCCGCCAGTTTCCTGCCCGGCATGGGCCGCCGCATCGCCAACCGGATGCTCCCCTGA
- a CDS encoding symmetrical bis(5'-nucleosyl)-tetraphosphatase: MKAHDIWMIGDLQGCCDPLENLLSQPAIKEDPQARFWFAGDLINRGPKSLATLRRVMELEERAVAVLGNHDLHLLAAAAGVRKPGKSDTIDDILGAPDAKQLIDWVRHRPLAHFANDHLMVHAGTLAKWDVAKTLSLASEVQDALRGPNWQRALQKMYGNQPSRWNDQYHGGKRIRVIINALTRMRLCTLSGHMEFATKVAPGAWPPGLIPWFDVPNRATSNVTVVFGHWSTLGLLLRKDVICLDTGCVWGGKLTALRMQDRKLVQVACGKGLDPTSDG, from the coding sequence ATGAAGGCCCACGATATCTGGATGATCGGCGATTTGCAGGGATGCTGCGATCCGCTGGAAAACTTGCTGTCGCAGCCCGCCATCAAGGAAGACCCGCAGGCCCGTTTCTGGTTCGCCGGCGACCTCATCAACCGCGGTCCCAAATCGCTGGCGACCCTGCGGCGCGTGATGGAGCTGGAAGAGCGCGCCGTGGCGGTGCTGGGTAATCACGACCTGCATCTGCTGGCCGCCGCGGCGGGCGTGCGCAAGCCGGGCAAGTCGGACACCATCGACGACATCCTGGGGGCGCCGGATGCCAAGCAATTGATCGACTGGGTGCGGCATCGGCCGTTGGCGCATTTCGCCAACGATCACCTGATGGTGCACGCCGGCACGTTGGCGAAGTGGGACGTGGCCAAGACCCTGTCGCTGGCCAGCGAAGTGCAGGACGCTTTGCGCGGCCCCAACTGGCAGCGCGCCCTGCAAAAAATGTACGGCAACCAGCCTTCCCGCTGGAACGACCAGTACCACGGCGGCAAGCGCATCAGGGTGATCATCAACGCCCTGACGCGCATGCGCCTGTGCACGCTGTCCGGCCATATGGAGTTCGCCACCAAGGTGGCGCCGGGCGCCTGGCCGCCCGGGCTGATTCCCTGGTTCGACGTGCCCAATCGGGCCACCAGCAACGTCACCGTGGTGTTCGGCCACTGGTCGACCCTGGGGCTGCTGCTGCGCAAGGACGTCATCTGCCTGGATACGGGCTGCGTCTGGGGCGGCAAGCTGACCGCGCTGCGCATGCAGGACCGCAAGCTGGTGCAGGTGGCCTGCGGCAAGGGCCTGGACCCGACGTCCGACGGTTGA
- the siaA gene encoding biofilm regulation protein phosphatase SiaA (SiaB is a threonine kinase acting on SiaC; SiaA is the matching phosphatase.), giving the protein MALIPTVFLGWHAMEQVREHFGRAYADNFALLSRQRILAPVSRELALSSRLAHSEVTRQWLQDEADPAKRAMFFREAEGYRHDLRSHAYFLIVANSGNYYFNDDEKAFSDQPRYRLNPQDPNDSWFYSSVKSDAEYNINVNPDAKLHVTRVWFNVIVREAGKPVAITGASLDLSDFLREFVGSGEPGVTPMIIDAQGAIQAHPDPARIAYNSGTTDANENAKIYSMIGDAAGKTALQQAMEAARAQPAQAHTLWLRLQGARQLVSVAYVPELHWYVLGAVDLHAARVVDMTWVWPALVALLLLVGGLLLAFGLAVNRLVLRPIRNLQQSARAIADGRYDVTLPVGGADEVGDLSRAFGVMAAKVRSHTAELENKVRERTVELEAANRAMAAVNKKLGDSIDYASLIQQAILPDRQMAQSLGLRHFVMWKPRDVVGGDFYVYRADGDNFLLGVMDCAGHGVPGALMTMLVRAAVDVALAEAGPADPAAVLTRTDAAIRAMLRDAQFPDTVATNTDAGLVYIDRSQGRLLFAGAKISLYESNGDACREHKGARRALGDKRQGEYANIELPLAQGSSFYMTTDGFLDQAGGELGYGFGGTRFAEMLRQNARLPLAAQCDAFEQALAQYRGDLPQRDDITILSFRFE; this is encoded by the coding sequence TTGGCGCTCATTCCCACGGTGTTCCTGGGCTGGCATGCCATGGAGCAGGTGCGCGAGCACTTCGGGCGCGCCTATGCGGACAATTTCGCCCTGCTGAGCCGTCAGCGCATCCTGGCGCCGGTGTCCCGTGAGCTGGCCCTGTCCAGCCGCCTGGCGCACTCCGAGGTGACGCGCCAGTGGCTGCAGGATGAAGCCGATCCCGCCAAGCGCGCGATGTTCTTCCGCGAGGCCGAAGGGTACCGGCACGATCTGCGTTCCCACGCCTATTTCCTGATCGTCGCCAACAGCGGCAACTATTACTTCAATGACGACGAAAAGGCGTTTTCGGACCAGCCGCGCTACCGGCTGAATCCCCAGGACCCCAATGACAGCTGGTTCTACAGCAGCGTCAAGTCCGACGCCGAGTACAACATCAACGTCAACCCGGACGCCAAGCTGCATGTCACGCGCGTCTGGTTCAACGTCATCGTGCGCGAGGCCGGCAAGCCGGTGGCCATCACGGGCGCCAGCCTGGATCTGAGCGATTTCCTGCGGGAATTCGTCGGCAGTGGCGAACCTGGCGTCACGCCCATGATCATCGATGCCCAGGGCGCCATCCAGGCCCATCCCGATCCCGCCCGCATCGCGTACAACTCGGGCACTACCGACGCCAACGAAAACGCCAAGATCTACAGCATGATCGGCGACGCGGCCGGCAAGACCGCCTTGCAGCAGGCCATGGAAGCCGCGCGCGCGCAGCCGGCTCAGGCGCATACGCTGTGGCTGCGCCTGCAGGGCGCGCGCCAGCTGGTGTCCGTGGCCTATGTGCCGGAACTGCACTGGTACGTTCTGGGCGCGGTGGACCTGCATGCGGCCCGTGTCGTGGACATGACCTGGGTCTGGCCCGCGCTGGTGGCCTTGCTGCTGCTGGTGGGCGGCCTGCTGCTGGCCTTCGGCCTGGCGGTCAACCGGCTGGTGCTGCGGCCCATCCGCAATCTGCAGCAGTCGGCCCGGGCCATCGCCGACGGCCGCTACGACGTGACCCTGCCGGTGGGCGGCGCCGATGAAGTGGGCGACCTCAGCCGCGCGTTTGGCGTCATGGCGGCCAAGGTGCGCAGCCACACGGCCGAACTGGAAAACAAAGTGCGCGAGCGCACGGTCGAGCTGGAGGCCGCCAACCGGGCGATGGCCGCCGTCAACAAGAAGCTGGGCGATTCCATCGACTATGCCAGCCTGATCCAGCAGGCCATCCTGCCCGATCGCCAGATGGCGCAGTCGCTGGGCTTGCGCCACTTCGTGATGTGGAAGCCGCGCGACGTCGTGGGCGGCGATTTCTACGTTTACCGTGCCGACGGCGACAATTTCCTGCTGGGCGTGATGGATTGCGCCGGCCACGGCGTTCCCGGCGCGCTGATGACAATGCTGGTGCGCGCCGCCGTCGACGTGGCGCTGGCCGAAGCGGGCCCGGCCGATCCGGCCGCCGTACTGACCCGTACCGACGCCGCCATCCGCGCCATGCTGCGCGATGCTCAGTTCCCCGACACCGTGGCCACCAACACCGATGCCGGTCTGGTTTATATTGACCGCTCGCAAGGCCGGCTGCTATTCGCCGGCGCCAAGATTTCGCTGTATGAAAGCAATGGCGATGCCTGCCGCGAACACAAGGGTGCCCGCCGGGCCCTGGGTGACAAGCGGCAGGGTGAGTACGCCAATATCGAATTGCCTTTGGCGCAAGGCTCCAGCTTTTACATGACCACCGATGGTTTCCTCGATCAGGCGGGGGGCGAGCTGGGATATGGTTTCGGCGGCACGCGCTTCGCGGAAATGCTGCGGCAGAATGCCCGCCTGCCCCTGGCCGCGCAGTGCGACGCTTTCGAGCAGGCGCTGGCGCAGTATCGCGGTGATCTGCCGCAACGCGATGACATTACGATATTGTCTTTCCGGTTCGAATAA
- a CDS encoding rubredoxin, producing the protein MRTWMCLICGWVYDEATGLPDEGIAAGTRWEDVPPNWVCPECGARKEDFELMEI; encoded by the coding sequence ATGAGAACCTGGATGTGTTTGATCTGTGGATGGGTCTATGACGAAGCCACGGGGCTGCCTGACGAGGGTATCGCCGCCGGCACGCGTTGGGAAGATGTCCCGCCCAACTGGGTCTGTCCCGAATGCGGCGCGCGCAAGGAAGATTTCGAGCTGATGGAAATCTGA